A genomic region of Pelodiscus sinensis isolate JC-2024 chromosome 19, ASM4963464v1, whole genome shotgun sequence contains the following coding sequences:
- the SP1 gene encoding transcription factor Sp1, with protein sequence MSDQESPEEMAVVKSEKEEESACSRSSSIEGNGEAQESQPSPLALLAATCSRIESPNENSSGSPSQQGGAGELDLTAAAAQLAQTANGWQIISTGSGTPPSSKEQGSTGSEASPKSRPVAAGQYVVAAAPGLQNQQVLTGLPGVLPNIQYQVIPQFQTVDGQQLQFATTPTQVNVQQDASGQLQIIPGANQQLITNRGGTGNILAAMPNLLQQAVPLQGVGLANNTLSGQTQYVANVPVALNGNITLLPVSSVAASLAPTSQTVTLSSSGSQDSGSQIVTSGAAISSSGVSSLASSGSFFTTASSYSATTTSNVGAMSFSGSGALVSSTQAQTPQRASGIQNSDSLPGQVPGVGQQKDADQNQQSQQQILVQPQLVQGGQTIQALQAASLSGQTFTTQAISQDALQNLQLQALPNSGPIIIRTPTVGPNGQVSWQTIQLQNLQVQNPQAQTITLAPMPGVSLGQTGQTNTTLTPIASASLPSGTVTVNAAQLSGLQTINLSALGASGIQVHQLPGLPLALANAAGDHGAQLALHGTGGDGMADENATVEEGETSPDPQPQGRRMRREACTCPYCKDSEGRTSGDPGKKKQHICHILGCGKVYGKTSHLRAHLRWHTGERPFVCSWMFCGKRFTRSDELQRHKRTHTGEKKFACPECPKRFMRSDHLSKHIKTHQNKKGGAGGAVAMNVSMDTGASEGTGGPTPSALIATNMVAMEAICPEGIARLASSGINVMQVADLQSINISGNGF encoded by the exons ATGAGCG ACCAAGAGAGTCCAGAAGAAATGGCTGTTGTGAAGTcggagaaggaagaagaaagtGCTTGTAGTAGAAGCAGTAGCATTGAAGGCAACGGTGAGGCGCAG GAATCCCAGCCGTCTCCACTGGCTCTGCTGGCAGCCACGTGCAGCAGGATTGAGTCTCCCAATGAGAACTCCAGCGGCTCCCCAAGCcagcaggggggcgcaggggagcTGGACCTCACAGCTGCTGCCGCTCAGCTTGCCCAGACGGCAAACGGTTGGCAAATCATTTCCACGGGCTCCGGGACGCCCCCCTCCTCCAAGGAGCAAGGGAGCACTGGCAGCGAGGCCTCGCCGAAAAGCCGCCCGGTGGCCGCCGGGCAGTATGTGGTGGCTGCTGCTCCCGGCTTGCAGAACCAGCAGGTCCTGACGGGCTTGCCTGGGGTTCTACCCAATATTCAGTACCAGGTGATCCCGCAGTTCCAAACCGTTGATGGGCAGCAGCTGCAGTTTGCCACCACCCCCACCCAAGTGAACGTCCAGCAGGACGCCTCTGGCCAGCTTCAGATCATCCCTGGCGCCAACCAGCAGCTCATCACAAACCGAGGTGGGACTGGCAACATCCTAGCAGCCATGCCCAACCTGCTGCAGCAGGCGGTCCCGCTCCAGGGGGTGGGCTTGGCCAATAACACCCTCTCGGGACAGACCCAGTATGTGGCCAACGTGCCGGTGGCTTTGAATGGCAACATCACCTTGCTGCCCGTCAGCAGCGTGGCCGCCAGCTTGGCTCCCACCTCTCAGACCGTCACTCTGAGTAGCTCCGGCTCTCAAGACAGCGGCTCTCAGATAGTGACGTCTGGCGCAGCCATCAGCTCCAGCGGCGTCTCCTCTCTCGCCAGCTCGGGTTCTTTCTTCACCACCGCCAGCAGCTACtctgccaccaccaccagcaaCGTGGGCGCCATGAGCTTCTCCGGCAGTGGCGCCCTGGTATCCAGCACGCAGGCCCAGACGCCCCAGCGGGCGAGTGGCATTCAGAACTCGGACTCGCTGCCGGGCCAGGTTCCTGGCGTTGGGCAGCAGAAGGACGCCGATCAGAACCAGCAGTCCCAGCAGCAGATCCTGGTGCAGCCTCAGCTTGTGCAGGGAGGGCAAACCATTCAGGCCCTCCAAGCTGCTTCACTCTCCGGCCAGACCTTCACCACCCAAGCCATCTCCCAAGATGCTTTGCAGAACCTCCAGCTTCAGGCGCTCCCCAACTCGGGGCCAATCATCATCCGAACACCGACTGTGGGGCCAAATGGACAGGTCAGCTGGCAGACAATCCAGCTGCAGAATCTTCAGGTGCAGAACCCCCAAGCGCAGACAATCACCTTGGCCCCCATGCCGGGCGTGTCGCTGGGGCAGACGGGGCAGACCAACACGACGCTCACCCCCATCGCCTCCGCCTCGCTCCCCAGCGGCACTGTCACTGTCAATGCTGCGCAGCTGTCAGGGCTGCAGACCATTAACCTCAGTGCCTTGGGAGCGTCTGGAATCCAGGTCCATCAGCTGCCAGGGCTGCCGCTGGCTCTCGCAAACGCCGCTG GTGATCATGGCGCTCAGCTGGCCCTCCATGGCACCGGGGGCGACGGAATGGCCGATGAAAACGCGACTGTAGAAGAAGGGGAGACGAGCCCAGACCCGCAGCCCCAAGGCCGGAGGATGCGGAGGGAAGCCTGCACCTGCCCGTACTGCAAGGACAGCGAAGGGAG GACTTCTGGGGATCCGGGGAAGAAGAAGCAGCACATCTGCCACATCCTGGGCTGCGGGAAGGTGTACGGCAAGACGTCCCACCTGCGGGCCCACCTGCGCTGGCACACCGGGGAACGGCCCTTCGTCTGCAGCTGGATGTTCTGCGGGAAGCGCTTCACACGCAGCGACGAGCTGCAGCGGCACAAGCGCACGCACACGG GCGAGAAGAAGTTTGCCTGCCCGGAGTGCCCAAAGCGCTTCATGAGGAGCGACCACCTGTCCAAGCACATCAAGACCCACCAGAACAAGAAGGGAGGCGCCGGCGGTGCCGTGGCCATGAACGTCTCGATGGACACGGGGGCGTCCGAGGGGACCGGCGGGCCGACGCCCTCTGCCCTCATTGCCACCAACATGGTGGCCATGGAAGCGATTTGCCCCGAGGGCATCGCCCGTCTCGCCAGCAGCGGCATCAACGTCATGCAGGTGGCAGATCTTCAGTCCATCAACATCAGCGGCAACGGGTTCTGA